A window of Metopolophium dirhodum isolate CAU chromosome 6, ASM1992520v1, whole genome shotgun sequence genomic DNA:
ACTGCGTCCGtagatataataggtacataataaattataatattaaatatttactaagaaagtaggtacctatagaataagtaatagttataacttataataattataataacaattttacagGCATCGagtaatactgtattatattaattgcttCGATAGCGATTAATGATTACGCAATGGACAAAaacgcaataaattataataggaataagttaattattattaggtagtgaCTTTAATTGCTGAAATTAAAGCAAtcgagagtataatattatagtgggaAATAATGACAacaatcataacaataataataaattattattattatcattatcccGATAATATTGGCACCCGGTGTGATAACCGACTGATAACGGCCGGAGGGGGCACCATCAGCACGAAATACGAATCCGGTGGAAATtgaagaacaataataatataatatattattatgtctaaatCAAACACAATATTCAGATTAGTCTTTCGGACTTCATTTCCGATTTCGCCTTCGAGGAACACGTTCGTGTCTCGGACAATTCGACGACGCACGTTAACAACCACCGCCAACGACATGACGGTCGACATCACCGCGACCGATCACGAGACGGAGACGGAAACGACATCGACCCAGAATTCTTGGTCGTCGAAAATGATTGCATGGCAAGCTCACTCGTACAGCACCATCGACGATCTGGTGCTGACCAGCAACGCCCGGTCGCCGACCATGGTGGAGGCCCATGAAGTGTTGGTGCGTGTCAAAGCTTCATCTGTCAACCCCCTTGACGTTCTCATGACTGGTAAGTGGTGACTGGTGGGAAAAGAGAAGCCCAGCAGTGTGTGTAACTCGTTGcactataataaaatcattttcccCGCTTCACGATTTTCAGAGGGCTTCGGTCAAGTACTGTTGGGCACCATCCGGCAAGCACAGCAAATGTCCCTGCACAAACCTGTTGAGTTCCCACTGACGTTGGGACGTGATTTTTGTGGAGAAATCATAGCCAAAGGGGTGAAAGTCAAGAGCTTTGATGTCGGCGACGTGGTCATGGGTGTAGTGCCTCCTTTCCATCAAGGTTGCCATTCGGAATTCGTTGCCGTTCCTGAAGGTCTGGTACGGTacaaactatatatacatagatttttatcaacatattatgtccAGTGTGGTAAAATTGACAATGTCTTTTAGGTAGCTAAGAAACCAGATCACTTGACAGTTGAAGAAGCGGCAGGATTATTATACACAGGCATGACTGCATGGTCTGCATTGAAATTGGTCGGTGgcttatatatttggaaagctacTGACAAAAACGTACTAGTCATTGGTGGATCTGGAGGTGTTGGTAATTGTgccatacaattattaaagcaCTGGGGTGCTAAGGTACTTGGATAATAgtctcaatttttatttaattctataagTGTTGAACACAACtaacataaattaaacatacaaattatcATTCATTTATTACATAAACATAAGAAGTgtactagataataataatataatataatagttttgatGCACATATTATGGGATGGAATATAGTCTTAATTACTGACtatcctttttttttgtttaaggctaagttaaaaattttaatttaactcatattacattttcaaaataatttaacatataatcttaaatttttattcctttcctcatttcaaaatatattttgtgtattttttttttagtcaaacaaggtttttattttactgatcaatttgtatttagGTTACTACTACATGTGATTCAACAGCCATAAACTTAGTGAAAGGTCTTGGACCTGATAATGTTATAGACTATACAGCTAAAGATGCGCGACAACAGTTGGAAGAACATGGAAAGtatgtaaacattatatttataaatattagttacaattattgaattatgttgtatttcaacaatataaaaaaatgtattaaaaacatttattaacagtgtttcaaatatattgtttgtaacATTAATTCATATTTGATCATTCTTGAATTTGATGGTAACTGGATAGTCAGGGCCGGTTTGGTTAGGCGAGCTACCGAGAAAATCTCGTTGGACAGGTCGTGTGAGtgtgagtgaaaataaattcatgttcAAAATACGATTGGCCACCTATAAgctcgtaataattatagacataATTTGGTCCACTGAATATGTAAATGGGCCGCATAGAAGAGAAAATCTCGATGGGCCGATACATACCAATCCGGCCCTATGGATAGTACTAAAAGCCTTACGGATATTTGTTGTTTCTGTCTtgcaagtgcgtaacataccaaaacGCTTAGCAGATTGTGTTTATCTcagttagctt
This region includes:
- the LOC132946174 gene encoding reticulon-4-interacting protein 1 homolog, mitochondrial-like, producing the protein MSKSNTIFRLVFRTSFPISPSRNTFVSRTIRRRTLTTTANDMTVDITATDHETETETTSTQNSWSSKMIAWQAHSYSTIDDLVLTSNARSPTMVEAHEVLVRVKASSVNPLDVLMTEGFGQVLLGTIRQAQQMSLHKPVEFPLTLGRDFCGEIIAKGVKVKSFDVGDVVMGVVPPFHQGCHSEFVAVPEGLVAKKPDHLTVEEAAGLLYTGMTAWSALKLVGGLYIWKATDKNVLVIGGSGGVGNCAIQLLKHWGAKVTTTCDSTAINLVKGLGPDNVIDYTAKDARQQLEEHGKYDIILDAAGISYNKIGVYTPLLKGWACSTFITLRSPILHNTDSYGLVGGMVKNAIDLLVPNILSGAVFKGSSIRWGTFLPIECGVKELAKLAEEKKILIPLEKTFKFKDLKDAYKRVQDGHLRGKVIITFDKPSMDKARLTN